From one Tiliqua scincoides isolate rTilSci1 chromosome 14, rTilSci1.hap2, whole genome shotgun sequence genomic stretch:
- the CCDC63 gene encoding coiled-coil domain-containing protein 63, with amino-acid sequence MAEIEMRKLQQQFRIMVESRKSFGVKTHQQLYHQEKQIHALKQEHDEINLLLGLTTSPRNLFIDDRNCMELKFLLQTKDEYDALIRATKALIAELDDKVMELEKKIKKQKILIIKLRQEYDGKWLHRQIQLLDNRLNHVTVYFDTILTTNAKLREEIENLQCQKSVYDNIYSRLHKKLEQQKKIMEVSIEQSTQAYEQRVEALARISAMKERRCKDIAQFNIEFRELERIYNHETKLKAFMLIKLVDRSEFEEQAKKEEALKARRRAKSKGESFESYEVAYMRLLKLTENGDINQLVEDFVEKEEKNFAYFSYVTELNNDMERLQKRIEDIQVRSSPAPSAGNEISQLKSQQKKAEDIQHGHLKELEDKLQKTTEEANLNEYKLKESNKILDQLKQAVDFLFKQTGCDATKIMEHLGETGEITDQNLMQYFSILEKKSNDLLLIESFLRYKEVEGELDSVPLLNPFLGGSAFLKKLEPIKITPPTLTADPFADVLEPLDGPLDHTVLRNMVLENLEREKSVRSSSAERVAPSSSREKKKSVQLLSGLK; translated from the exons aTGGCGGAGATTGAGATGCGGAAGCTGCAGCAACAGTTCCGGATCATGGTGGAAAGCCGGAAGTCTTTTGGGGTCAAGACCCATCAGCAGCTGTACCACCAGGA GAAACAAATCCATGCCCTGAAACAAGAACATGATGAGATTAATTTACTCCTGGGTCTCACAACGTCACCCCGAAACCTTTTCATCGATGACCGGAATTGCATGGAACTTAAATTCCTCCTGCAGACTAAAGACGAATATGATGCTCTCATCAGAGCCACCAAAGCCTTGATTGCTGAACTTGATGATAAG GTAATggaactagaaaaaaaaattaaaaagcaaaagatTTTGATCATAAAACTGAGACAGGAATATGATGGAAAATGGCTACACAGGCAGATCCAGTTGCTGGATAACCGTCTCAATCAC GTGACAGTCTACTTTGACACCATCTTGACCACAAATGCCAAGCTCCGTGAAGAGATAGAGAACCTACAGTGCCAGAAGTCTGTTTATGATAACATCTATTCCAGGCTGCATAAGAAACTGGAGCAGCAGAAGAAGATCATGGAAGTTTCTATTGAGCAGTCAACGCAGGCCTATGAGCAAAG GGTGGAAGCCCTCGCCAGGATTTCTGCCATGAAGGAACGCCGTTGCAAAGACATTGCGCAGTTTAACATTGAGTTCCGGGAGCTGGAGCGCATCTACAATCACGAGACCAAACTGAAGGCCTTTATGTTGATCAAACTGGTGGACCGATCGGAGTTTGAGGAGCAAGCTAAAAAGGAGGAAG CTCTGAAGGCCAGGCGGCGTGCGAAGAGCAAAGGGGAGAGCTTTGAGAGCTACGAAGTCGCCTACATGCGCCTGCTAAAGCTGACGGAGAATGGTGACATTAACCAGCTGGTGGAGGATTTCGttgagaaggaagagaagaatttTGCCTACTTCAGCTACGTCACTGAACTAAACAATGATATGGAGAGACTGCAGAAGAGGATCGAGGACATCCAGGTTCGTTCCTCCCCTGCTCCTTCTGCCGGA AATGAAATCAGTCAACTGAAATCTCAGCAGAAGAAGGCAGAAGATATTCAGCATGGCCACCTGAAGGAACTTGAG GATAAACTTCAGAAGACCACTGAAGAGGCTAACCTGAATGAGTACAAGCTGAAGGAGAGCAACAAGATTCTTGACCAGCTGAAACAAGCAGTGGACTTCCTCTTCAAGCAAACTGGTTGCGATGCCACCAAAATCATGGAGCACCTGGGCGAGACTGGGGAGATCACAGACCAGAACCTGATGCAGTACTTCA GTATTTTAGAGAAGAAGAGCAATGACCTTCTGTTGATAGAATCCTTCTTGCGCTAcaaggaggtggagggagagctGGACTCTGTACCTCTCTTGAACCCGTTTTTGGGTGGTTCTGCCTTCCTGAAGAAGCTGGAGCCCATTAAAATCACCCCACCAACCCTCACTGCCGATCCTTTTGCGGACGTTTTAGAGCCTT TGGATGGGCCGTTGGACCACACTGTGTTGCGCAACATGGTGCTGGAGAACCTGGAGAGGGAGAAATCCGTACGGAGCAGCTCTGCGGAAAGGGTCGCACCGTCTTCCAGTAGAGAAAAGAAAAAGTCCGTGCAGCTTCTCTCGGGGCTGAAATGA
- the MYL2 gene encoding myosin regulatory light chain 2, ventricular/cardiac muscle isoform isoform X1: MFEQAQIQEFKEAFTIMDQNRDGFIDKADLRDTFAALGRLNVKNEELDDMIKEAPGAINFTVFLTMFGEKLKGADPEETILNAFKVFDPESKGLKANYIKEMLMTQGERFSQEEIDQMFAAFPPDVTGNLDYKNLVHIITHGEEKD, encoded by the exons ATGTTTGAACAGGCACAGATCCAGGAGTTCAAAGAG GCGTTCACCATCATGGATCAGAACCGTGACGGTTTCATTGACAAAGCAGACCTGAGAGACACATTTGCTGCATTAG GACGTCTGAATGTCAAAAATGAAGAACTTGATGACATGATCAAAGAAGCTCCTGGAGCAATTAATTTCACTGTGTTTTTGACCATGTTTGGAGAAAAACTTAAAG GTGCTGATCCAGAGGAGACTATTCTGAACGCATTCAAAGTATTTGACCCAGAGAGCAAAGGCCTGAAGGCAAACTA CATTAAAGAAATGTTGATGACGCAAGGAGAACGGTTCTCACAAGAGGAG atTGACCAAATGTTCGCAGCTTtccctccagatgtgaccggcAACCTGGACTACAAGAATCTCGTCCACATCATCACACATGGAGAGGAGAAGGATTAA
- the MYL2 gene encoding myosin regulatory light chain 2, ventricular/cardiac muscle isoform isoform X2, whose product MFEQAQIQEFKEVFDNIDFSPFLGRLNVKNEELDDMIKEAPGAINFTVFLTMFGEKLKGADPEETILNAFKVFDPESKGLKANYIKEMLMTQGERFSQEEIDQMFAAFPPDVTGNLDYKNLVHIITHGEEKD is encoded by the exons ATGTTTGAACAGGCACAGATCCAGGAGTTCAAAGAGGTAT TTGACAACATTGATTTTTCTCCATTTCTAGGACGTCTGAATGTCAAAAATGAAGAACTTGATGACATGATCAAAGAAGCTCCTGGAGCAATTAATTTCACTGTGTTTTTGACCATGTTTGGAGAAAAACTTAAAG GTGCTGATCCAGAGGAGACTATTCTGAACGCATTCAAAGTATTTGACCCAGAGAGCAAAGGCCTGAAGGCAAACTA CATTAAAGAAATGTTGATGACGCAAGGAGAACGGTTCTCACAAGAGGAG atTGACCAAATGTTCGCAGCTTtccctccagatgtgaccggcAACCTGGACTACAAGAATCTCGTCCACATCATCACACATGGAGAGGAGAAGGATTAA